In one Lolium rigidum isolate FL_2022 chromosome 3, APGP_CSIRO_Lrig_0.1, whole genome shotgun sequence genomic region, the following are encoded:
- the LOC124700294 gene encoding cation/calcium exchanger 1-like — MAVLRRLYNKSSRNAAAAWSASLILLLLLVISLSGGGARGRRGGIVLGSGVGAGDAEEGICEEELLALDGRAARCRYLQSSHPPCGPQGYVDYLVLFYCACGDGQMDLWWSPWLGGATIGLWLLLLFYLLGDTASEYFCASLEGLSAALRLPPAVAGVTLLSLGNGAPDVLSSVVAFASGGAGDGAGDVGLSGALGGALFVSTVVAGLVSILSARRRGGAGDAVVIERRGFVRDVGFLLVALCYLLAILLAGNVTVWSAAAFLSLYAVYVLAVSASHCCPCAAADNSSSSSSADHSDDLAAPLLPVVSSKNNKKQQLAAFARQLLAAPLYLPRRLTIPDIAAHRWSRANAVTSVLLAPLLLAAVTCPLTPTFLLGAALTGALLAIAAASTTDAATPPRGRYARLVWLVGGFLMSVLWSYVLARELVSLLVSTGIIAGIPASVLGVTVLAWGNSLGDLVSDVAMATQDGKAGAQTAVAGCYAGPAFNMVVGLGLSMAIAAAGTYPEPYEVPVQASTFVTVGFLVAGLAWALVVLPARGMRLDAVLGAGLLALYLCFLAVRLADAVGVLSLNSLSLAKNTVT; from the coding sequence ATGGCTGTCTTGCGCAGGCTGTACAACAAGAGCAGCCGCaatgccgccgccgcctggagcgCCTCGTTGATACTgctgctcctgctcgtcatctCCCTCTCCGGGGGCGGGGCTCGAGGGAGGCGGGGTGGCATCGTGTTAGGCTCCGGCGTAGGGGCTGGAGATGCAGAGGAGGGGATCTGCGAGGAGGAGCTGCTGGCACTGGACGGCCGCGCCGCGCGGTGCCGGTACCTCCAGTCCAGCCACCCGCCATGCGGGCCGCAGGGGTACGTCGACTACCTCGTGCTCTTCTACTGCGCGTGCGGCGACGGCCAGATGGACCTCTGGTGGTCGCCGTGGCTGGGCGGGGCGACGATCGGGCTCTGGCTGCTCCTGCTCTTCTACCTCCTCGGCGACACCGCGTCCGAGTACTTCTGCGCCTCGCTCGAGGGCCTCTCCGCCGCGCTCCGCCTCCCGCCGGCCGTGGCCGGGGTCACGCTGCTCTCGCTCGGGAACGGCGCGCCCGACGTGCTCTCCAGCGTCGTGGCATTCGcgtccggcggcgccggggacGGGGCGGGGGACGTGGGGCTCAGCGGCGCGCTCGGCGGCGCGCTGTTCGTGTCCACAGTCGTCGCCGGCCTCGTCTCCATCTTGTCGGCTCGCCGCCGCGGTGGCGCGGGGGACGCCGTCGTCATCGAGCGGCGCGGCTTCGTGCGCGACGTGGGCTTCCTCCTCGTCGCGCTCTGCTATCTCCTCGCAATCCTACTCGCCGGCAACGTCACTGTCTGGTCCGCCGCGGCCTTCCTCTCCCTCTACGCCGTCTACGTCCTCGCCGTATCGGCCTCGCACTGCTGCCCCTGCGCCGCCGCagacaacagcagcagcagcagcagcgccgaTCACTCCGACGACCTCGCCGCCCCGCTTCTCCCCGTTGTCTCCTCCAAGAATAATAAGAAGCAACAACTAGCAGCCTTCGCCCGTCAGCTCCTCGCCGCGCCGCTctacctcccgcgccgcctcaccatcccggaCATCGCCGCGCACCGCTGGTCACGTGCCAACGCCGTCACCTCCGTGCTCCTCGCCCCTCTCCTCCTCGCGGCCGTCACCTGCCCGCTCACCCCAACCTTCCTCCTCGGCGCCGCCCTCACCGGCGCCCTCCTCGCCATCGCAGCGGCCTCGACCACGGACGCCGCAACACCCCCTCGCGGCCGGTACGCGCGCCTCGTGTGGCTCGTCGGCGGGTTCCTCATGTCCGTCCTCTGGTCCTACGTGCTCGCCCGCGAGCTCGTGTCCCTGCTCGTGTCGACCGGCATCATCGCCGGCATTCCCGCCTCCGTGCTGGGCGTCACCGTGCTCGCGTGGGGCAACTCCCTCGGCGACCTGGTCTCAGACGTGGCCATGGCAACCCAAGACGGCAAGGCGGGCGCGCAGACAGCGGTGGCGGGTTGCTACGCCGGGCCAGCGTTCAACATGGTGGTGGGGCTGGGGCTGTCGATGGCGATCGCGGCGGCGGGGACGTACCCGGAGCCGTACGAGGTGCCGGTGCAGGCGTCGACGTTCGTGACAGTGGGGTTCCTGGTGGCCGGGCTGGCGTGGGCGCTGGTCGTGCTGCCGGCGCGGGGGATGCGGCTGGACGCCGTGCTCGGGGCCGGGCTGCTCGCACTCTACCTCTGCTTCCTCGCCGTCAGGCTGGCGGACGCCGTCGGCGTCCTCAGCTTGAATTCACTCTCTCTTGCCAAGAATACCGTGACGTGA